From Myxococcales bacterium, the proteins below share one genomic window:
- a CDS encoding isoprenylcysteine carboxylmethyltransferase family protein, whose product MFVFKTIVWGTLFMLGALIAGPWVAMQFSGILPPLDIGAMRYLGIVCMAAGLIFAVYCTLLLFLPISGKPIPYDSHHKFVATGPYRYVRNPFLLGIAVALIGEAIFISEIAMFAYAVVMILCMHFWVVFCEEPALVDRYGDKYLSYMKKVPRWFPLLKS is encoded by the coding sequence GTGTTCGTATTTAAAACGATAGTCTGGGGGACTCTTTTCATGCTGGGGGCCCTGATCGCCGGCCCATGGGTGGCGATGCAGTTTTCCGGCATACTTCCTCCGCTCGATATCGGCGCGATGCGATATCTTGGAATCGTTTGCATGGCAGCGGGCCTCATCTTCGCCGTCTATTGTACGCTGCTCCTCTTTCTGCCCATCTCAGGTAAACCGATTCCTTATGACAGCCATCACAAATTCGTAGCGACTGGTCCTTATAGGTATGTTAGAAATCCCTTTCTGCTCGGTATCGCAGTGGCACTGATTGGCGAAGCGATCTTCATCTCCGAAATTGCCATGTTCGCATATGCAGTGGTTATGATACTTTGTATGCACTTCTGGGTCGTATTTTGCGAGGAGCCCGCGTTGGTGGATAGATATGGGGATAAATATTTATCGTATATGAAGAAAGTACCGAGGTGGTTTCCTCTTTTAAAGTCGTGA